The genomic interval AGTGCGTTCTGTTAAACAGAAAAATGGTAACGGTAGTTTCCTTGAATAAGCATGTTCCCATTTAGGAATAAATATGCTGTAATAGTGATAGAATAATAGTTCATCCTGTTCTAAGAGTCGAAGAAGTGAGGAATTGATAGTGAAAAAATTTAAAAAGTTTTACTTAGAGATTACAAGTGTGTGTAATCTTGCATGCAGCTTTTGTCCGCCAACAGAACGACAGAAGCAATTCATTTCTGTGGAGGATTTTTCTAAGAGATTAGACCAAATTAAACCGCACACAGACTACATTTATTTACATGTAAAAGGTGAGCCGCTGCTCCATCCTAAAATAGACCAATTGTTAGACTTAAGTCATGAAAAAGGGTTTAAAGTCAATATCACAACCAATGGAACATTAATTAATAAAAAGAGGGAAAAATTATTAAATAAGCCTGCGCTAAGACAAATGAATTTCTCACTCCATAGCTTTGATGGCCATATTGGTTCTAAAGATAAGGAAGGGTATGTTAGAAGTATCATTTCTTTTATTAAAGAAGCAACGAGCCAATCAGAAATGATTGTTTCCCTGAGATTATGGAACCTTACACAAGACAATACGACGAATATTGAAAGAAAACGAAACAGAGAATTACTAGAAATTATTGAGAAAGAATTTGATTTAGACTACAAAATTGAAGAGAAGGTCGTACCAGGAAGCGGCGTGAAAATTGCGGAACGCATCTTCATTAATCAAGATTACGAGTTTCAGTGGCCTGCGTTACATGAAGAAGAAGATGATGGGAAGGGCTTCTGCTATGGCATGCGAAATCAAGCAGGGATTTTAGCAAATGGAACGGTTATCCCTTGTTGTCTGGATGGTGAGGGAGTTATTAACCTTGGAAATATTAATGATCATTCATTTTCTGATATTATCGAGATGGATAGAGCCAAAAACCTTGTAGATGGTTTTTCACGAAGAGTGGCAGTCGAGGAACTATGTAGAAAATGCGGATATCGCAAAAGGTTTGGAAAATAGATAATAGGCAAATGGTTTGGATTTAGTAAGTTAGATGGAGTCATTCCAACTCATTCCCTCATTTAGATCTAACGCGGTGAACCTTATCACAAGTGATGGTAAACAAGAAAATAGAATTTAAATAAATATATTTATGAAGACAAGTTCAAAAAAAGCTTGTCTTTTTTTTATGAACAATGAAAAAACCCGTACTATTTTTCTACCCAAACACTTTTTTTAATTACAAAAAGCGTCCTGCCATTTTCAAGTACTATAATATACGTTGATAAATTTCATTCATGAAGTGAAAGTGTGTTGGGGGGTGACATCTTTGATCATCACACTTACTAGGTTTCTAATAGGTATATTACTAGGGTTTATTGCGGCCAAATTTACCAACAATGTTCCGATGTTAATTTTAAAAAGTGCAATGATGCTCACCCCCAATTATGGCGGATGCCACTTTGCTAATTGGATGATTTCTGATAAAGGCTGCTTAAAGCTTTTTTATGAGCTTAGCGGTCTTTTGTCATTTTATGTATAAGTTATATACATACTATCATTATGATAATACCTGGAGGAGAGTATGAAGAAGAGCAAACTTAGTTTACAAGCCATTATTATTATATTTGTATGTATTGTCGTGGCTTTATCACTTGGAATAACGGATTTAATCATAAGCAAAAGAATTACCTCCAGTGTGGAAGACACCGAAAAAGAAAAGGCCCTTAATGTAGCAAAGATGGTTTCCTTAAGCCCGCTGGTGATTGATGGTTTGGAAAGATCAACCAATATATCGGAAATACAAGCTTTTGCCAACCAAATTAAGGATAAAACAAATGTTAATTTTGTTGTTGTGATGGACATGAAAGGAATACGGCTTTCCCATCCGGATCCTAGTGAAGTAGGGAAGCTTTTTAGGGGAGGAGATGAAGGGCCTGTCCTACAAGGGAAAGAGTACGTATCAATCTCAAAAGGCATACTAGGACCATCCATGAGGGCGTTTACCCCAATAAAGAATTCTCAAGGAAAACAAGTTGGTGCAGTTGCTGTAGGAATTTCCTTAGAAAACGTAACAATGGCTGTACATAAAGGTCGAATGGGTATGGTTATTGGTACCTTAATCGGATTATTGATTGGAGTGGTTGGCGCAGTAGGGCTTGCGAGATACATCAAAAAAATCCTTTTAGGACTCGAACCGCCCGCTATTGCCAGGTTGCTTGAAGAACGTAGTTCCATGCTTCAGTCTGTGCGTGAGGGAATAATAGCCATTGACCAGGGAGGAAAAATCACCCTTGTAAACAGGGCGGCCCGTAAGCTCTTTAAAAAAGCTGGACTTGAAGAGAATCCTATGGGAATGAACATCGAAGAATATTTGCCAGAGACTAGGTTAACTCGCATTGTAAAATCGGGTAAAACGGAAATAAATCAAGAACAGAACCTGCATGGGGTTACTATTTTAGTAAATACGGTACCGGTGGTTGTGAAGAATCAACCGGTAGGGGTAATTGCTACATTCCGTGATAAAACAGAGGTTCAAGTTTTGGCCGAACAGCTCACAGGTGTGCGTAACTATGCGGATGCTCTTCGTGCCCAGGCACATGAATTCATGAACAAACTTCATGTCATCCTTGGCCTAGTTCGAACTGAACAATATGATGCACTTGCTAACTATGTGAGTGAAACGGTTAACCACCGGGAAACAGAAATGGGCTTTATGATGAAGAAAATTCAAGACCCTGTTCTTGCTGGATTTTTAATTGGTAAACTAAGCTTTGCTAGAGAATCAGGTGCTTCTTTATTATTTGATTGTGCAAGTAAAATCCCCAAGCCTGCAAACCCGGAAATCACACATGAGCTGATAACAATCATTGGAAATCTCTTCGATAACGCAATGGATGCAATTGCGGACAGTCCAAACAAAAAAGTCGACCTTAAACTTGATTATGCAGAGGATATTTTAACAATCGAGGTTAAAGACACAGGGGTGGGAATGACGAAATCACTCCAAAATAAAATACTGGATAAAGGCTTCTCTACGAAAGGAGACAACCGAGGGTTCGGATTATATCTGTTGGCGCAGGCAATTGAAAAACTAGAGGGGGACATGATTATTTCGTCCAAGCCAGGAAAGGGAACAAATTTTGCCGTGTATATACCGTATAAAGCAGAGGATGAACAGAATGATTAATGTAATGATTGTCGAAGATGACCCGATGGTAGCAGAAATCAATAAACAATATCTTGCCAAAATTGATGGATTCCGGCTGGCTGCAACAGTCCATTCAGTTGCTGAAGCCATTCGATCTTTGAGAAAGTATGATATTCAGCTCATTCTCTTAGATATTTTTATGCCAGGGAAGCAGGGTCTAGAGCTGTTAGCGTATCTTCGGGAAAATGACCTTGAAATTGATGTCATCATTATTTCAGCGGCCTCAGATCTTGAAAAAATTAAGAGGGCATTAAGGTATGGTGTTGTCGACTATTTAATTAAGCCTTTCGAGTTTGAACGGTTTAACGCTGCACTTGCTGCCTA from Peribacillus asahii carries:
- a CDS encoding response regulator; the encoded protein is MINVMIVEDDPMVAEINKQYLAKIDGFRLAATVHSVAEAIRSLRKYDIQLILLDIFMPGKQGLELLAYLRENDLEIDVIIISAASDLEKIKRALRYGVVDYLIKPFEFERFNAALAAYLEQARFIGKQDSVSQQELDNLLWHREEAVIAEELPKGLAKDTLKQVWDAIQELKRGPFSTDEVANVVGISRVSARKYLNFLKDLGILEVKVIHGTIGRPVYQHEFNPFKEHLIKNFL
- a CDS encoding radical SAM/SPASM domain-containing protein yields the protein MKKFKKFYLEITSVCNLACSFCPPTERQKQFISVEDFSKRLDQIKPHTDYIYLHVKGEPLLHPKIDQLLDLSHEKGFKVNITTNGTLINKKREKLLNKPALRQMNFSLHSFDGHIGSKDKEGYVRSIISFIKEATSQSEMIVSLRLWNLTQDNTTNIERKRNRELLEIIEKEFDLDYKIEEKVVPGSGVKIAERIFINQDYEFQWPALHEEEDDGKGFCYGMRNQAGILANGTVIPCCLDGEGVINLGNINDHSFSDIIEMDRAKNLVDGFSRRVAVEELCRKCGYRKRFGK
- the dcuS gene encoding DcuS/MalK family sensor histidine kinase, with the translated sequence MKKSKLSLQAIIIIFVCIVVALSLGITDLIISKRITSSVEDTEKEKALNVAKMVSLSPLVIDGLERSTNISEIQAFANQIKDKTNVNFVVVMDMKGIRLSHPDPSEVGKLFRGGDEGPVLQGKEYVSISKGILGPSMRAFTPIKNSQGKQVGAVAVGISLENVTMAVHKGRMGMVIGTLIGLLIGVVGAVGLARYIKKILLGLEPPAIARLLEERSSMLQSVREGIIAIDQGGKITLVNRAARKLFKKAGLEENPMGMNIEEYLPETRLTRIVKSGKTEINQEQNLHGVTILVNTVPVVVKNQPVGVIATFRDKTEVQVLAEQLTGVRNYADALRAQAHEFMNKLHVILGLVRTEQYDALANYVSETVNHRETEMGFMMKKIQDPVLAGFLIGKLSFARESGASLLFDCASKIPKPANPEITHELITIIGNLFDNAMDAIADSPNKKVDLKLDYAEDILTIEVKDTGVGMTKSLQNKILDKGFSTKGDNRGFGLYLLAQAIEKLEGDMIISSKPGKGTNFAVYIPYKAEDEQND